Proteins encoded by one window of Lathyrus oleraceus cultivar Zhongwan6 chromosome 1, CAAS_Psat_ZW6_1.0, whole genome shotgun sequence:
- the LOC127115729 gene encoding EPIDERMAL PATTERNING FACTOR-like protein 6 — translation MCYTLILKASILLSSLVLSVISKPLFMFNAANQQALFKVDPTTRIQHVSRPFDSSTQLKGVKKVKEYEEALRGMSSRIGSRPPRCEHRCGGCIPCNPIQIPTNKHLIGVQYANYEPEGWKCKCGTSFFNP, via the exons ATGTGCTACACTCTAATTCTTAAAGCTTCCATTCTACTTTCAAGTTTGGTTCTTTCTGTAATAAGCAAACCTTTGTTCATGTTCAATGCTGCAAATCAACAAG CACTCTTCAAAGTTGATCCAACAACTAGAATACAACATGTTTCAAGACCCTTTGACTCTTCTACACAG TTGAAGGGAGTGAAGAAGGTGAAGGAATATGAAGAAGCATTGAGAGGAATGAGTAGTAGGATTGGTTCAAGACCACCAAGATGTGAACACAGATGTGGAGGATGCATTCCTTGTAACCCAATTCAGATTCCTACCAACAAACATCTTATTGGTGTTCAGTATGCTAATTATGAGCCTGAGGGATGGAAATGCAAGTGTGGCACTTCTTTCTTCAACCCCTAA